AATGGTTGGAATCCCTGCTTCAACGGCCTTATTCACGGCAGGAATTAGGCTTTTTTCCATTCCAAGCACCATGATTCCTGCCGGTTTTCTTTTAATGGCTTGTTCAATGGCAAGAATTTGTCCTGGAATATCATACTGTTTGGGGCCTTCTATGGTAACTTTGATTCCTTTTTCTTTTCCAAACTGCTTAAGGGCTTTTTGGTCGTGTTCAACATACATCTCATGGGATGTCATGGTTGCAATCCATACATATTCTTCAATGGCGTTTACATCCAATTTATCCTCTTTGGATTGCAATTCGTCCAATTTTAAAAGTTCTACTTTTTGAAGGATTAAAAAAATATTAAGAACAAGGGAAAGAATCAATATGACATTGAATAGTATCTTTAAAGATAAATGAACTTTTTTCATAGAATCCACCTACTATTTTCACAATTTTCTTGTATATTTGTTTTATCCTTTATTGTTCTTTTTCTTGTAAATACTTTTCTCTAAACTGTGAAGGTGTATAATTATAATGTTTTGTGAATACTTTTCCAAAATATCTGGAATCCGTATAACCGACCATTTGAGAAATTTCATAGGTTTTTAACTTGGTGTTAAGAAGTAAGTCCTCTGCTTTTTTAAGGCGAACCTGAGTAATATATTCTGAAAATCCTATACCTGTTTCCTGCTTAAATAATTGGCTTAAATAATTGGCATTCATATAATATTTATTGGATAGCTGCACCAGAGTGATATCTGTATAATAATACCTGTCGATATACTCCTTGATATCATCAATCACACATTTTCCATCACTTCTTCGTATGTCGCAAATACAATTAGAGATAGTCTTGATCTTATCCGTAATGTAATTTTCTATTTCTTGAATGGAAGTACATTGGTTAAAATCATCTTCTAACAAATAATCTTCTTTAAAAATATTCTTCCAGCAAATGCCTAACTCTCCCATGACTTTGCTTAGTGTAATGATGATATCCATCCATACTGTTCTGACATTATCATAATTGATGTTCTTTTCTTTGATTTCTTTAAAAATCATCCCCACGATCTCCAGGGCCTTCTTCTCATCATTGGAATTCAAAGCAGAAAAAAGGCTTACCTTATCTTGTTCAGAGATAAAATAGGTAATTCTGTTATTGGGATCAAATTCTTCAAACCAAGTAATAGTAGGCTTCTCTAATATAAGATTTTGCATCACTGCCATATGGGCTTCTAAATAAGCACTGTTTAATTGCTCAAGGGTATTGTAATTTTTACTGATACCAATGCGAACATCGACCTTTAGAAGATTTATAAGCTGAGCATTAAGCTTTTCACAGGCAGATTTAATATGGTTCTCAATACTGCTTTTTTCTCTCGTATTTAAAATAATGCAGATTTCATTTTGGTTTTTATAGTTTTCAAAAACTACTATATGTCCTAAGGTGGATAATATTTCTTCTGCGATATTCATTATGGTAAACTTAATAAGTTCATAATCTCTTAAAGGTTCAAATTCTGGAACTTCATGTACAGCTTTAATATAAAGAGTAAGCATTCTAAAGTTGGAATACTTGAACTGAACATTAACGGTTTGAAGCATAGAAATTAGATAAGAAAGATCTTCATCCCCTGTGTATGTGACAAAGTCTGTTAAATATTTATTTCTGATATAATTGATATAGCTTTTTTTATACTTTTTTAATTGAATCTCATATTGGTGTTTACTTTTTTTTTCTTCAACTTTTTTTTGAATTTTTTCAATGATATTTTTTAAATTTTCATTTTCTATAGGCTTTAGTAAATATTCTTCCACATGGAGTTCTATTGCTTTTCTTGCATATTCAAATTCTTGATATCCGCTGACAATGACAAATTCTATGTCTCCATGGATTGCTTTCACTTTTTCTATAAACTCAAGCCCGTCCATCTCCGGCATACGAATATCTGTAATGATCAGGTCCGGTTGATTTGCCGCAACCATATCCAATGCTTCTATGGCATCTGATGCCTTTCCTACCACTTCAACATCAGAAAACATCCTATTTAATTTAGCAGCAATACCATTACGTATAATTTCTTCATCATCAACGATCATGACTCTTAACATTCATATCGTCCCCCTTGTATATAATAGCTGGCAGTACTACTGTCATGGTGGTTCCTTTATACTCTTG
The genomic region above belongs to Defluviitalea saccharophila and contains:
- a CDS encoding response regulator; the encoded protein is MLRVMIVDDEEIIRNGIAAKLNRMFSDVEVVGKASDAIEALDMVAANQPDLIITDIRMPEMDGLEFIEKVKAIHGDIEFVIVSGYQEFEYARKAIELHVEEYLLKPIENENLKNIIEKIQKKVEEKKSKHQYEIQLKKYKKSYINYIRNKYLTDFVTYTGDEDLSYLISMLQTVNVQFKYSNFRMLTLYIKAVHEVPEFEPLRDYELIKFTIMNIAEEILSTLGHIVVFENYKNQNEICIILNTREKSSIENHIKSACEKLNAQLINLLKVDVRIGISKNYNTLEQLNSAYLEAHMAVMQNLILEKPTITWFEEFDPNNRITYFISEQDKVSLFSALNSNDEKKALEIVGMIFKEIKEKNINYDNVRTVWMDIIITLSKVMGELGICWKNIFKEDYLLEDDFNQCTSIQEIENYITDKIKTISNCICDIRRSDGKCVIDDIKEYIDRYYYTDITLVQLSNKYYMNANYLSQLFKQETGIGFSEYITQVRLKKAEDLLLNTKLKTYEISQMVGYTDSRYFGKVFTKHYNYTPSQFREKYLQEKEQ